A region from the Kineothrix sp. IPX-CK genome encodes:
- a CDS encoding ABC transporter ATP-binding protein, producing the protein MIEINSVSKAFEDILAVDDVSVTMKEDTVFGLIGTNGAGKSTVLRMIAGVLKADKGTISVDGMSVYDNIGAKERVFFIADEPYFFANSNAMDMEKYFSTIYKEFNGSDFYTYMENFGLDKKRKINTFSKGMKKQLALLCGICSRSKYLLCDETFDGLDPVMRQGIKSIFAKEMESRGLTPVIASHNLRELEDICDHVGLLHKGGVLLSKDLEDMKCNIQKVQCVFKDEGAERKGLEGLQIMKEEKRGSLYTLTVRGNREEIISHFSTVDTIFFEALPLSLEEIFISETEVVGYDIKKLILS; encoded by the coding sequence ATGATTGAAATAAATAGTGTCAGCAAAGCCTTCGAAGACATTCTGGCAGTGGATGATGTCAGCGTGACGATGAAGGAAGATACTGTATTCGGCCTGATAGGAACCAATGGGGCGGGAAAAAGTACGGTACTGCGAATGATTGCAGGAGTTTTGAAAGCGGATAAGGGAACGATTTCGGTGGACGGTATGTCGGTATACGATAATATAGGAGCCAAGGAAAGAGTATTTTTTATCGCGGACGAACCATATTTCTTTGCTAATTCCAATGCGATGGATATGGAAAAATATTTTTCTACTATATATAAAGAATTTAATGGAAGTGATTTTTATACATATATGGAGAACTTCGGACTTGACAAGAAAAGGAAGATAAACACTTTTTCTAAGGGAATGAAAAAGCAGCTCGCTCTGCTATGCGGTATCTGTTCCCGGTCGAAATACCTGTTATGTGACGAGACCTTCGACGGCCTGGACCCGGTAATGCGGCAGGGAATAAAGAGTATTTTCGCGAAGGAGATGGAGAGCAGAGGACTTACTCCCGTCATTGCTTCCCACAATTTAAGGGAGCTTGAGGACATTTGCGACCACGTGGGACTTTTGCATAAGGGAGGTGTGCTTTTATCCAAGGATTTGGAGGACATGAAATGCAACATCCAGAAGGTCCAATGTGTATTTAAGGATGAAGGAGCGGAGCGGAAAGGGCTGGAAGGCCTTCAGATTATGAAGGAAGAAAAGCGAGGCTCTTTGTATACGCTTACGGTAAGAGGAAACAGAGAGGAAATCATTTCTCACTTTTCTACTGTGGATACGATATTTTTTGAGGCGCTTCCTCTTTCCTTAGAGGAGATATTTATCAGCGAGACGGAGGTGGTAGGTTATGATATCAAAAAACTCATTCTTAGCTAG
- a CDS encoding GntR family transcriptional regulator, which translates to MQQKEGGYMIILDYKDARPIYEQIVEKFKLLILKGILQKDEQMPSVRSLAVELAINPNTIQKAYMELERQGYIYTIKGRGNFVAENENLLDERREELKMRMFILYKEGKELGMTKADFIDGLREIKE; encoded by the coding sequence ATGCAGCAGAAGGAAGGTGGATATATGATAATCCTGGATTACAAGGATGCCAGACCTATATATGAACAGATAGTGGAGAAGTTCAAGCTGTTGATTTTAAAAGGAATCCTGCAGAAGGATGAGCAGATGCCCTCTGTCAGAAGCCTTGCGGTGGAACTCGCAATCAATCCCAATACGATACAAAAAGCCTATATGGAGCTGGAGCGGCAGGGATATATTTACACGATAAAGGGCAGAGGTAACTTTGTAGCGGAGAATGAGAATCTTCTCGACGAGAGAAGAGAAGAACTGAAAATGAGGATGTTTATTTTATACAAGGAGGGCAAGGAGCTCGGCATGACGAAAGCCGACTTTATAGACGGCCTTCGTGAAATAAAAGAGTGA
- a CDS encoding DUF554 domain-containing protein, translated as MLGTIVNAAAIVAGAIIGIALKKGLPERMADTLMKGVGLCTMFLGISGSLQGENSLILILSMVIGTLIGEGIDLEDKVGRLGLWVEGRVKKSQDGKVSIAEGFVTASLLFCVGAMAIVGSLQSGLMGHHEMLFGKSILDFIVAVVFSSTLGIGVAFSAGLVFLYQGSITLLAQWISPYLTDMVIAEMTCVGSVVMIGLGLNIIGITKLRVMNYVPAIFIPIILCRFI; from the coding sequence ATGTTAGGAACGATAGTAAATGCTGCGGCCATCGTAGCCGGCGCAATAATCGGTATAGCGTTAAAGAAGGGACTGCCTGAGAGAATGGCGGATACCTTAATGAAGGGGGTCGGGCTGTGTACTATGTTTCTCGGCATCAGCGGCTCTCTGCAAGGAGAGAATTCCTTGATTCTTATTCTGTCCATGGTAATTGGAACTTTAATCGGGGAAGGAATCGACTTGGAGGATAAGGTTGGCCGGCTTGGCTTATGGGTGGAAGGAAGAGTAAAGAAGAGTCAGGATGGAAAGGTATCGATTGCGGAAGGCTTTGTGACAGCCAGCTTGCTTTTCTGTGTGGGAGCGATGGCGATTGTCGGCTCTTTGCAGAGCGGACTCATGGGTCATCACGAGATGCTTTTTGGAAAATCCATTCTCGATTTTATCGTAGCAGTAGTATTTTCCTCTACGTTGGGAATAGGCGTTGCCTTTTCCGCCGGGCTGGTCTTTCTTTATCAGGGGTCCATTACCCTGCTCGCCCAGTGGATATCTCCTTATCTGACGGATATGGTAATTGCTGAGATGACCTGCGTGGGTTCCGTAGTTATGATCGGACTGGGTCTGAATATTATTGGGATCACGAAGCTGAGAGTGATGAACTATGTGCCCGCGATCTTCATTCCGATTATTCTTTGCAGATTTATATAA
- the gpmI gene encoding 2,3-bisphosphoglycerate-independent phosphoglycerate mutase yields the protein MSKKPTVLMILDGYGLNERTDGNAVAEANTPVMDKLMKEYPFVKGYASGMAVGLPEGQMGNSEVGHLNMGAGRIVYQELTRITKEIQEGIFFENPALLKAIKNCKDNDSALHMFGLVSDGGVHSHNTHIYGILELAKRNGLSKVYVHCFLDGRDTPPESGKNFVEQLEEKMKEIGVGEVASVSGRYYAMDRDNNYDRVKLAYDVLTKGEGLTSAGGPAAIQESYDRRETDEFVKPTVVVKNGAPVAVIKDKDSVIFFNFRPDRAREITRCFCDDEFTAFDRGARVDTTFVCFSDYDPTIPNKEVAFHKIAVTNTFGEWLAANHMTQARIAETEKYAHVTFFFNGGVETPNEGEDRILVNSPKDVATYDLKPQMSAYEVCDKLVGAIKSDKYDVIVINFANPDMVGHTGVESAAIKAIEAVDECVGKAVDAIKEVGGAMFICADHGNAEQLVDYVTGEPFTAHTINPVPFILVNYDEAYTLREGGCLADIIPTMIEMMGMKQPQEMTGKSLLLKK from the coding sequence ATGAGTAAAAAACCAACAGTTTTGATGATTTTAGACGGCTACGGATTGAATGAGAGAACAGATGGAAACGCCGTAGCGGAAGCGAATACACCAGTTATGGATAAGCTGATGAAGGAATATCCCTTTGTAAAGGGCTATGCCAGCGGTATGGCAGTAGGACTTCCGGAGGGACAGATGGGTAACTCCGAGGTAGGGCACCTCAATATGGGAGCAGGACGTATCGTATATCAGGAACTTACCAGAATCACGAAAGAAATCCAGGAAGGAATTTTCTTTGAGAATCCTGCCCTTTTGAAAGCGATAAAGAATTGTAAGGACAATGATTCTGCTCTTCACATGTTCGGTCTCGTTTCCGACGGCGGAGTGCACAGCCATAATACACATATTTACGGAATCCTTGAGCTTGCCAAGAGAAACGGGCTGTCCAAGGTATACGTACATTGCTTCCTGGACGGAAGAGATACGCCTCCGGAAAGCGGTAAGAACTTTGTAGAGCAGTTAGAAGAGAAGATGAAAGAAATTGGCGTAGGCGAGGTCGCTTCCGTATCGGGGCGTTACTATGCAATGGACAGAGATAATAACTACGACAGAGTGAAGCTGGCATACGATGTGCTTACAAAGGGGGAAGGTTTAACGTCAGCAGGTGGTCCTGCGGCTATTCAGGAATCCTATGACAGAAGAGAGACGGATGAGTTCGTAAAACCTACGGTTGTTGTAAAGAACGGTGCTCCGGTAGCTGTCATTAAGGATAAGGATTCAGTGATATTCTTCAACTTCAGACCGGACCGTGCCAGAGAGATTACGAGATGCTTCTGCGATGACGAATTTACGGCATTTGACAGAGGCGCGAGGGTGGATACCACCTTTGTATGCTTTTCCGATTATGACCCGACGATACCTAATAAAGAAGTAGCTTTCCATAAAATTGCAGTAACGAACACCTTCGGAGAGTGGCTTGCGGCAAACCATATGACGCAGGCGAGAATTGCGGAGACAGAGAAATATGCTCACGTTACCTTTTTCTTTAACGGCGGTGTGGAGACACCCAACGAAGGAGAGGACAGAATTCTTGTAAATTCTCCTAAAGATGTAGCCACCTACGATTTGAAGCCTCAGATGAGTGCGTATGAGGTATGCGATAAACTGGTAGGTGCGATCAAATCTGACAAATACGATGTGATTGTTATCAATTTTGCCAACCCTGATATGGTAGGACATACGGGCGTGGAGTCTGCGGCTATAAAGGCCATAGAGGCAGTGGATGAATGCGTAGGCAAGGCAGTAGACGCGATAAAGGAAGTGGGCGGAGCCATGTTTATCTGTGCTGACCACGGCAATGCGGAACAGCTTGTGGACTATGTGACAGGAGAGCCGTTTACCGCACACACCATTAATCCGGTACCTTTCATTCTCGTAAACTATGACGAGGCTTATACATTGAGAGAGGGCGGATGTCTTGCTGACATCATCCCGACGATGATCGAGATGATGGGAATGAAGCAGCCTCAGGAAATGACCGGGAAGTCCTTGCTGTTAAAAAAATAA
- a CDS encoding cation diffusion facilitator family transporter, whose product MVSLLAKIFIKDRENTSSPRVRQAYGILCGTVGIVLNILLFMGKFLAGIISNSIAVTADAFNNLSDAGSSLITLIGFKMAGQKPDPNHPFGHGRIEYLSGLLVSIAILIMAFELARSSIDKIFHPQAVEFSLITVIILIVSIGVKLYMSFYNKSISKKIDSTAMSATAMDSLSDTMATTVVLIASLVGKFTGLKIDGYCGVIVALFILYAGYCAAKETVSPLLGQPPHPDFVKNVETIVMSYEHILGIHDMIVHDYGPGRVMLSLHAEVPADGDILMLHDTIDNIEHRLHDELHCEAVIHMDPVVTEDEQTNALKSRISEIIATAYPEVCFHDFRVVKGPTHTNIIFDIVVPFHYKKSDEEITNYISEQIRLIDETYIAVMQVDKAYSSNAL is encoded by the coding sequence ATGGTATCATTACTTGCAAAAATATTCATTAAGGATAGAGAGAATACTTCGTCTCCCCGGGTTCGTCAGGCATACGGCATCCTGTGCGGCACGGTAGGAATCGTTCTTAATATACTGCTTTTTATGGGCAAATTCCTCGCAGGAATCATCAGTAATTCCATTGCGGTAACGGCGGATGCCTTCAACAATTTATCCGATGCAGGGTCTTCTTTGATTACCCTCATCGGTTTTAAAATGGCGGGACAAAAGCCGGACCCTAACCACCCGTTCGGTCATGGACGCATTGAATATTTGTCCGGACTTCTCGTTTCCATTGCCATTTTGATCATGGCCTTTGAACTTGCCCGTTCCTCTATTGATAAAATTTTTCATCCGCAGGCGGTGGAATTCAGTCTGATTACTGTAATCATTCTGATCGTCTCCATCGGCGTGAAGCTCTATATGTCTTTTTATAACAAAAGTATAAGCAAGAAAATAGACAGTACAGCCATGAGCGCTACTGCCATGGACAGCTTAAGCGATACCATGGCTACCACAGTGGTTCTTATCGCTTCTTTGGTTGGCAAATTTACCGGTCTTAAAATCGACGGATACTGCGGCGTCATAGTCGCCCTTTTCATCCTCTATGCGGGCTATTGTGCGGCGAAGGAGACCGTCAGTCCTCTATTGGGTCAGCCCCCGCACCCGGATTTCGTAAAAAATGTGGAAACAATCGTCATGAGCTATGAACATATTCTCGGCATTCATGATATGATCGTACATGATTACGGTCCCGGCCGAGTCATGCTCTCTCTGCATGCGGAGGTCCCTGCAGACGGTGATATCCTTATGCTCCACGATACGATCGATAATATCGAGCATAGGCTGCACGACGAGCTGCACTGTGAAGCAGTCATACATATGGACCCTGTCGTCACGGAAGATGAACAGACCAACGCCTTAAAAAGCCGCATTTCAGAAATAATTGCTACGGCCTATCCGGAAGTTTGTTTTCATGATTTTCGGGTAGTAAAAGGCCCAACCCACACAAATATTATTTTCGATATCGTTGTTCCCTTTCATTATAAGAAGAGCGATGAAGAAATCACCAATTATATCAGCGAGCAAATCCGCCTCATCGACGAGACATATATTGCAGTGATGCAGGTCGATAAAGCTTACAGCTCAAATGCCCTATAG
- a CDS encoding glycoside hydrolase family 3 protein, with protein sequence MNGKIFDLNEYAAKAREAAAEGIVMLKNDDHLLPLSKGMKVAIFGRSQFHYYKSGTGSGGMVNTRYVTGILEALEAEKCFVVNPRVKEVYESWIEEHPFEVGDGWAKEPWFQEEMPFKPGFVEAASEDSDAAIVVIGRTAGEDQDNKAEEGSYLLTKTELNMISDVCRVFKHTIVLLNVGNIIDMKWVEESNPSSVLYVWQGGQEGGSGIADVLSGKVTPSGRLTDTIARNIEDYPSTVNYGDDKLNFYAEDIYVGYRYFETFAKEKVLYPFGFGMSYTSFERKLKKLEETKDRVDVLVEVTNTGKYTGKEVVQVYCEAPQGRLGKPSRVLCGFTKTQSLSPEESVVVKISCPKYLFSSYDDSGATGHRYSYVLEAGSYSIYIGGDVRQAEYAGSIDVAELIVIEALKEAMAPSVSYRRMKPAAEENGQLSVTYEKAPTGTMDPMKRRGGNLPGEIAYTGDKGLKLEDVSEGRASMEDFIAQLSDEDLCCIVRGEGMCSPKVTSGTAGAFGGVTERLAAFGIPLGCCADGPSGIRLDSGIYAFAMPNGTCLACSFNEELLKELYEFEGLELRKNNIDTLLGPGMNIHRNPLNGRNFEYFSEDPLVTGKMAAAQLKGMDKYGVTGTIKHFACNNQEHSRNEAEAIVSERALREIYLKGFEIAVKEGGAYSIMSTYGPVNGFWTATNYDLLTTILRGEWRFQGIVMTDWWAKGNEPGGPADAKNTSAMVRCQNDLFMVTTNSEKNALQDNSMEGILNGKTTRAEFQRSAINICGALMHMPAFLRSRGIETELDKQLKECIEEDEKEQLDMRILTVEKEAEIPSEWIDTQKGKSTLLQVVLAEGDASRLSFSCRVPSAGELSQIPLSIFRDKQLLKTITLTGKDSEWRTEVLDLEPAFCSTYFLKFYFGQSGMEIKECKIEEVYEGSQRLTRVHTVV encoded by the coding sequence ATGAACGGCAAGATATTTGACTTGAATGAATATGCAGCGAAGGCCAGAGAAGCAGCGGCCGAAGGAATCGTAATGCTTAAAAATGACGACCATCTGCTCCCGCTTTCAAAGGGGATGAAAGTTGCAATCTTCGGAAGGTCACAGTTTCACTATTACAAAAGCGGAACGGGCTCAGGAGGAATGGTAAATACGAGATATGTCACCGGAATATTGGAGGCGCTGGAGGCAGAAAAATGCTTTGTGGTAAATCCGAGGGTAAAAGAGGTTTATGAGAGCTGGATTGAGGAGCATCCCTTTGAGGTGGGCGATGGTTGGGCGAAGGAACCATGGTTTCAGGAAGAGATGCCTTTTAAGCCCGGTTTCGTGGAAGCAGCCAGTGAGGATTCGGACGCAGCTATCGTCGTAATCGGGCGCACGGCGGGAGAAGATCAGGATAACAAGGCAGAGGAAGGAAGCTATCTTCTTACAAAGACGGAATTAAATATGATAAGCGACGTGTGCAGAGTATTCAAACACACTATTGTCTTATTGAACGTAGGAAATATCATCGATATGAAATGGGTAGAGGAAAGCAATCCTTCATCGGTGCTGTATGTATGGCAGGGAGGACAAGAGGGGGGAAGCGGAATCGCAGACGTTCTTAGCGGTAAGGTAACGCCTTCCGGCAGGCTTACGGACACGATTGCAAGAAATATCGAGGATTATCCGTCTACCGTCAATTATGGAGATGATAAGCTCAATTTTTATGCGGAGGACATTTATGTAGGATACCGGTACTTCGAAACCTTCGCGAAAGAAAAGGTGCTTTATCCCTTCGGGTTCGGTATGTCCTATACCTCCTTTGAAAGAAAGCTTAAGAAACTGGAGGAGACGAAGGATCGGGTCGATGTTCTGGTGGAGGTTACGAATACCGGAAAATATACGGGAAAAGAAGTTGTTCAAGTGTATTGTGAGGCGCCCCAGGGCAGACTTGGAAAGCCGTCCAGGGTATTGTGCGGATTTACCAAAACTCAGAGTCTAAGCCCGGAGGAAAGCGTTGTAGTCAAAATTTCCTGTCCTAAATATTTGTTTTCCTCCTATGATGACAGTGGAGCCACGGGACATAGATACAGCTATGTATTGGAGGCAGGAAGTTATAGTATTTATATAGGCGGAGATGTAAGGCAGGCGGAATACGCAGGAAGTATCGATGTAGCGGAGCTCATCGTGATAGAAGCCCTGAAGGAGGCGATGGCGCCTTCTGTATCATACCGGAGAATGAAGCCCGCAGCAGAAGAAAACGGACAGCTTTCTGTGACGTATGAAAAGGCGCCTACAGGTACTATGGATCCTATGAAAAGAAGAGGCGGAAACCTCCCGGGGGAAATCGCTTATACAGGTGATAAAGGATTAAAATTGGAAGATGTTTCCGAAGGAAGGGCTTCGATGGAGGATTTTATCGCACAGCTTTCGGATGAAGATTTGTGCTGTATTGTGAGGGGAGAGGGAATGTGTTCCCCTAAGGTAACATCGGGTACAGCGGGAGCTTTTGGCGGTGTCACAGAACGCCTGGCAGCTTTCGGCATCCCGTTGGGATGTTGTGCGGACGGCCCCAGCGGAATACGCCTGGATAGCGGAATATATGCTTTCGCTATGCCAAACGGTACTTGTCTCGCATGCTCCTTTAACGAAGAACTGCTGAAGGAACTATATGAGTTTGAGGGCTTGGAGCTTCGCAAGAATAATATCGACACTTTACTCGGCCCGGGAATGAACATCCATAGGAACCCTTTGAACGGGCGAAACTTCGAATATTTTTCGGAGGACCCTCTGGTAACAGGGAAAATGGCAGCTGCTCAGCTAAAGGGCATGGACAAATACGGAGTAACGGGAACGATAAAGCATTTTGCATGCAATAATCAGGAGCATAGCCGGAATGAAGCAGAAGCGATAGTTTCGGAAAGAGCTTTAAGAGAGATATATCTAAAGGGCTTCGAAATTGCGGTAAAGGAAGGCGGTGCCTACAGTATCATGAGTACCTATGGCCCGGTAAACGGCTTCTGGACGGCCACCAATTACGACCTTTTGACGACTATTCTGCGCGGAGAATGGAGATTTCAGGGAATCGTCATGACTGACTGGTGGGCGAAAGGAAATGAACCCGGCGGGCCGGCAGACGCGAAAAATACTTCGGCAATGGTACGCTGCCAGAACGATTTGTTCATGGTAACGACGAATTCAGAGAAAAATGCACTGCAGGATAATTCTATGGAAGGTATCTTAAATGGAAAAACGACGAGAGCGGAGTTCCAGAGAAGTGCTATAAATATATGCGGTGCGCTCATGCATATGCCTGCTTTTTTGCGAAGCAGGGGAATAGAGACGGAATTGGATAAGCAGCTGAAGGAATGCATAGAGGAGGATGAAAAGGAACAGCTCGACATGAGGATTCTTACGGTGGAGAAGGAAGCTGAAATTCCGTCGGAGTGGATTGATACCCAAAAGGGAAAGAGCACATTGCTGCAGGTGGTTCTGGCGGAAGGGGACGCGTCCAGACTTTCTTTCTCTTGCAGAGTTCCATCGGCAGGAGAACTCTCCCAGATACCTCTTTCTATTTTTCGGGATAAACAGTTATTAAAGACGATTACACTGACCGGTAAGGATAGTGAATGGAGAACGGAAGTGCTCGATTTGGAACCTGCTTTTTGCAGCACATACTTTTTGAAATTCTATTTCGGACAGAGTGGGATGGAAATTAAGGAGTGCAAGATCGAGGAAGTTTATGAAGGCAGCCAACGATTGACAAGAGTACACACGGTGGTATAA
- a CDS encoding metal ABC transporter permease gives MNDIILKLQYYMDYPFVRYALIVGTLIALCSSLLGVTLVLKRFSFIGDGLSHVAFGAMAVATIFKLSNDTIFVMPVTIATAVLLLRTGQNTKIKGDAAIAMLSVGSLAIGYLIMNLFSTSANISGDVCSTLFGSTSILTLTKGEVWICVIMSILVVALFCFFYNKIFTVTFDESFAKATGTNADGYNLLIAVVTAIIIVLAMNLVGSLLISALVIFPALSAMRMIRNFKGVVICSAVISVGCAVVGMLISILFSTPVGSTIVVADIAVFFGSCVIGKILRR, from the coding sequence ATGAATGATATTATTTTGAAGCTGCAGTATTATATGGATTATCCGTTTGTGCGTTATGCGCTGATCGTAGGGACACTGATCGCTTTATGCTCCTCGCTGCTCGGGGTAACTCTTGTCCTGAAAAGATTTTCCTTTATAGGAGACGGATTATCCCATGTGGCGTTCGGAGCAATGGCAGTCGCGACGATTTTCAAGTTGTCAAACGATACGATATTTGTTATGCCGGTTACAATTGCTACCGCCGTTTTACTTTTAAGAACAGGACAGAATACGAAAATCAAAGGAGATGCGGCGATAGCGATGTTATCTGTCGGCTCGCTTGCTATCGGATATTTAATCATGAATCTTTTTTCCACATCCGCAAATATATCGGGGGATGTATGCAGCACCTTGTTCGGGTCGACGTCTATATTGACATTGACCAAAGGGGAAGTCTGGATATGTGTGATAATGTCTATACTGGTGGTGGCTTTATTCTGTTTCTTCTATAATAAAATATTTACGGTTACCTTCGATGAAAGCTTTGCAAAAGCGACAGGGACAAATGCCGATGGCTATAATCTTCTCATTGCGGTGGTGACTGCGATTATCATTGTTCTGGCGATGAATCTGGTAGGCTCTCTGCTCATATCGGCGCTGGTTATATTTCCGGCGTTGTCGGCGATGCGGATGATTCGGAATTTTAAAGGTGTGGTTATCTGTTCCGCGGTCATCTCTGTTGGCTGTGCCGTAGTTGGGATGCTTATATCGATACTGTTTTCGACTCCGGTTGGATCTACGATAGTAGTTGCGGATATTGCAGTGTTCTTCGGGAGCTGTGTCATAGGAAAAATATTGAGGAGATAG
- a CDS encoding metal ABC transporter ATP-binding protein produces the protein MAYIACEDLMLGYDGNVIAKNIRFEVNKEDYLCIVGENGAGKSTLIKTLLHLMEPLGGKFIIGDGLKPYEIGYLPQQTAVQKDFPASVWEIVLSGTLPKCGIRPFYGKAQKQLAEEHMKSMAVWELRKQCYRNLSGGQQQRVLLARALCATTKVLLLDEPVTGLDPKMAAEFYRIIQQLNSDGIAVIMVSHDIQAAIRYASHILHVEREGSFFGSKEEYLKSDEWKGFQYAGGEVERKALSAIDSTSAKADRGYEDE, from the coding sequence ATGGCTTATATCGCCTGTGAGGATTTGATGCTCGGCTATGACGGGAATGTAATAGCTAAGAATATTCGATTTGAAGTAAATAAAGAAGATTATTTATGTATTGTGGGAGAAAACGGAGCCGGAAAAAGTACGCTGATAAAAACTCTTCTGCATTTAATGGAGCCGTTAGGCGGAAAATTCATCATAGGAGACGGATTAAAGCCCTATGAAATCGGCTATCTCCCGCAGCAGACAGCGGTGCAGAAAGATTTTCCGGCATCTGTATGGGAAATTGTTTTGTCGGGTACTCTGCCCAAATGCGGGATAAGGCCGTTTTATGGAAAAGCGCAGAAACAGCTTGCGGAAGAACACATGAAAAGTATGGCTGTATGGGAACTTCGAAAGCAATGCTATCGTAATTTGTCCGGCGGACAGCAGCAGCGTGTATTGCTGGCGCGTGCGCTATGTGCTACGACGAAGGTGCTGCTGTTGGATGAGCCGGTTACCGGACTGGATCCGAAGATGGCGGCGGAATTTTACCGCATCATACAGCAATTGAATTCAGACGGCATTGCCGTTATTATGGTATCTCATGATATTCAGGCGGCAATCCGTTATGCCAGCCATATCCTGCATGTAGAAAGGGAGGGGTCGTTCTTTGGAAGTAAAGAGGAATATTTAAAGAGTGATGAATGGAAGGGATTCCAGTATGCGGGAGGGGAGGTTGAAAGAAAAGCGCTTTCAGCTATTGATTCCACGTCCGCTAAAGCGGACAGGGGGTATGAGGATGAATGA
- a CDS encoding metal ABC transporter substrate-binding protein, whose protein sequence is MKNNKILMVSLAIILSMGLISGCGNKAVESQATAKSKLSVVCTTFPSYDWAKEIMGEKTEDFDLTLLLDNGVDLHSYQPTAEDIAKIAECDLFIYVGGESDEWVEDALKEATNKDMRVIDLMDALGSEVKEEELVEGMEEEEHEHEGEDEHDDEGEDAHDHEEAEEVEYDEHVWLSLKNTQALVEVIEGTLSEIDSGNAEIYKNNSNNYITELKALDDEYEAAVLSAKTNTVLFGDRFPFRYLVDDYGLDYYAAFVGCSAETEASFETIAFLAGKVDELKLPAILVIENSDEKISEAIKSNTAGKDQKILVMNSLQSVTNSDIEAGFSYVSAMKDNLEILKQALN, encoded by the coding sequence ATGAAAAACAATAAAATATTGATGGTTAGTTTGGCTATTATACTAAGCATGGGGCTTATTTCAGGCTGTGGTAACAAAGCGGTCGAGAGCCAGGCAACAGCAAAAAGTAAGCTTAGCGTGGTATGTACTACCTTTCCTTCCTATGACTGGGCAAAGGAGATTATGGGAGAAAAGACGGAAGATTTTGATCTGACACTTTTGCTGGATAACGGGGTGGACTTGCACAGCTATCAGCCTACGGCAGAGGATATCGCTAAGATAGCTGAGTGTGATTTATTCATTTATGTAGGAGGCGAATCGGATGAGTGGGTAGAGGATGCCTTAAAAGAGGCAACGAATAAGGATATGCGGGTAATCGACCTGATGGACGCACTTGGAAGTGAGGTAAAAGAAGAGGAACTTGTTGAAGGAATGGAAGAGGAAGAGCATGAGCACGAAGGCGAGGACGAACATGACGATGAAGGCGAGGATGCACATGACCATGAAGAGGCCGAAGAGGTTGAATATGATGAACATGTATGGCTTTCGCTTAAAAATACACAAGCCCTGGTTGAAGTAATTGAGGGTACACTCTCCGAAATTGACAGCGGTAATGCAGAAATTTATAAGAACAATAGTAACAATTATATAACAGAACTGAAAGCTTTGGATGATGAATACGAAGCAGCTGTCCTCTCGGCAAAAACGAATACGGTGCTGTTCGGCGACCGTTTTCCTTTCCGATATCTGGTAGATGATTATGGGCTGGATTATTATGCAGCATTTGTCGGATGCAGTGCGGAGACAGAAGCCAGCTTTGAAACGATCGCTTTTCTGGCGGGTAAGGTAGACGAATTGAAATTGCCTGCAATCCTCGTGATTGAAAATTCCGATGAAAAAATCTCAGAAGCGATTAAGAGCAACACGGCAGGTAAGGACCAGAAGATATTGGTGATGAATTCCCTGCAGTCAGTTACAAATTCAGATATAGAAGCTGGTTTTTCGTATGTTTCTGCGATGAAGGATAACTTGGAAATATTGAAGCAAGCTTTGAATTAG
- a CDS encoding Fur family transcriptional regulator produces the protein MEYLQDNKEHGFCAADIYSYMKKNDILVNLATIYRNLDKLTDRGMVLKYKTAENESSLYQYAEPRANCLSHIHMQCRGCGKILHLECDFMSEITEHLLEHHGFKLECAGSVLIGSCNECTID, from the coding sequence ATGGAGTATCTACAGGATAATAAGGAACATGGCTTTTGTGCTGCTGATATATATTCTTATATGAAGAAGAATGATATATTGGTAAATCTGGCTACTATATACAGAAACCTGGATAAGCTGACCGATAGGGGAATGGTGCTGAAATATAAAACGGCTGAGAATGAGAGCAGCTTGTATCAATATGCAGAACCGCGTGCAAACTGTCTTTCACATATTCATATGCAGTGCAGAGGCTGCGGTAAGATTCTCCACTTGGAATGTGATTTTATGAGTGAGATTACGGAGCATTTACTGGAACATCATGGATTTAAATTGGAATGTGCGGGTTCAGTATTAATAGGATCATGTAACGAATGTACCATCGATTGA